The Spirosoma foliorum genome has a window encoding:
- a CDS encoding Rpn family recombination-promoting nuclease/putative transposase, whose amino-acid sequence METSVYIPIISDYGFKATFGNESDDLFLRTALQALIKSEIPIRQIKFDKNVFEALTIDSRSGIFDLSCTDENGTQFIVEMQLAHAPYFVQRMKFYALHKFNTLVERGEFDYVNLPKLYAIAFLAKSILPTTHFHTIANLRSEQGEIIDHQMSFITIELAKFDKQVADIETDLEKLVYTMKTLHTTEPTQYPDFWNEEWLKRAIEELDTRKMTPEERAYFARVTAANAEAVKAEKQKIKEAEIVIKKETVKNALQMGLTPEQAAILVSVSLEFVESIQHNFPTDQ is encoded by the coding sequence ATGGAGACAAGTGTATACATTCCCATCATTTCTGACTACGGTTTTAAAGCGACATTTGGCAATGAGTCTGATGATTTATTTTTGCGTACTGCCTTACAGGCACTTATCAAATCCGAAATACCCATTCGTCAAATTAAATTCGACAAGAATGTCTTTGAAGCACTGACGATCGATAGTCGAAGTGGAATTTTCGATTTATCATGCACCGACGAAAATGGAACGCAATTTATTGTTGAGATGCAGTTGGCGCATGCTCCTTACTTTGTGCAACGCATGAAGTTCTATGCTCTGCATAAATTCAATACGTTGGTCGAACGGGGCGAGTTTGATTATGTAAATCTCCCTAAGCTTTACGCTATTGCCTTTCTGGCCAAAAGTATCTTACCAACGACTCATTTCCACACCATTGCCAATTTACGAAGTGAGCAAGGTGAAATCATTGATCACCAAATGTCGTTTATTACTATAGAATTGGCTAAATTTGATAAGCAAGTAGCTGATATTGAGACCGACCTGGAAAAGTTGGTTTATACTATGAAGACGCTCCATACAACCGAACCTACTCAGTATCCTGACTTCTGGAACGAAGAATGGCTCAAGCGAGCGATTGAAGAACTGGACACCCGAAAAATGACGCCTGAAGAGCGGGCTTATTTTGCTCGAGTAACAGCAGCTAATGCCGAAGCCGTCAAGGCTGAAAAACAGAAAATTAAGGAAGCAGAAATAGTTATTAAAAAAGAAACTGTAAAGAATGCTCTTCAGATGGGTTTGACTCCAGAACAAGCAGCTATACTAGTATCTGTATCGCTTGAATTTGTGGAAAGTATCCAGCATAATTTTCCCACTGATCAGTAA
- a CDS encoding Ig-like domain-containing domain encodes MSESVKERKSDYPLQVHKVSCLGVIHSVSTWFRYFFIAFFLTLPFLLQNCAQVAQPPGGKKDTLAPKLVSSMPAARQLNYKGKTVELEFDEYVNSENLQQKITITPQDSNTFVVKSLPFGIRLNFNKQFLPNTTYTIDFADGIKDVTERNIAKNTKVVFSTGPTIDSLFLTGNVVDDESRTPLLGFVVGLFASTDTLPINRKRPQYFARTDSSGNFRIENVKAGLYKVYGFDDKDLNLVNNTPGERVAFRDSVLNLNRNYTDINMVAFRGYGKPRISRRERTDETLGLELSSGIASYKLRYGRPVSTSAASSTATSTTSVSTSAVSISATSPTITEASYTGDTLVSFLENPKMIRLFRPANRAADDTLHLTIVAEDSVGNVTEMRERIYFSPLKTKAKNRSPLTVQINPPSGEPIDKNLEFTLVFNKPVFRFDTKLIIIGPDSTKPLPLTPANLTWSNNNSRLVIKQATNLKDTLLFRLQKGSFVSVQGDTLAKYSARYRIAEEDSYGLIAGRVSPATIGSAGKNFIVELLDDKYKVIRAAYGTAAYSFGRLKPGLYRVRLIIDANGNRKRDIGNVQKGIQPERIIYAPGTEENGSIRVKQNFELTDTDF; translated from the coding sequence ATGAGTGAAAGCGTGAAAGAGCGAAAGAGTGATTATCCGTTACAGGTCCATAAAGTAAGTTGTTTGGGGGTGATTCATTCGGTGAGTACATGGTTTCGCTATTTCTTTATTGCCTTCTTTCTGACACTGCCGTTCTTGCTCCAAAACTGTGCTCAGGTGGCCCAACCGCCCGGTGGCAAGAAGGATACGCTGGCGCCAAAGTTGGTGAGTAGTATGCCTGCTGCCCGCCAGCTAAATTATAAAGGCAAAACTGTTGAACTGGAGTTCGACGAGTATGTAAACAGCGAAAACCTCCAGCAAAAAATCACCATTACTCCTCAGGACAGTAATACGTTTGTCGTAAAATCGCTGCCGTTTGGCATCCGGTTGAACTTTAATAAACAGTTTTTACCCAACACGACCTATACCATTGATTTTGCGGATGGCATTAAAGACGTTACAGAGCGAAACATTGCTAAAAATACCAAGGTGGTATTCAGTACCGGTCCGACGATTGATTCGCTTTTTCTGACTGGCAATGTCGTAGATGATGAAAGTCGTACACCTTTGCTGGGCTTTGTGGTGGGCCTTTTTGCCTCGACCGACACATTACCTATTAACCGGAAACGCCCGCAGTATTTTGCCCGGACAGATAGTAGTGGAAATTTTCGGATTGAAAACGTAAAGGCTGGCCTGTATAAAGTGTATGGGTTCGATGATAAGGATTTGAATCTGGTAAATAACACGCCGGGTGAGCGAGTGGCCTTTCGGGATAGTGTGCTAAACCTCAACCGGAATTACACGGATATTAATATGGTGGCTTTTCGTGGCTATGGTAAGCCGCGTATCAGTCGGCGTGAACGCACCGACGAGACGCTGGGCTTAGAACTTAGCAGCGGTATTGCCAGCTATAAATTGCGTTACGGAAGGCCCGTTTCCACGTCGGCCGCATCCTCAACTGCCACATCGACGACTAGTGTTTCGACATCGGCAGTTTCTATCTCAGCTACGTCCCCAACGATTACGGAAGCCTCTTACACGGGTGATACGCTGGTGTCGTTTTTAGAAAATCCTAAAATGATCCGGCTTTTCCGACCCGCAAATCGGGCTGCTGATGACACTCTACATTTAACGATTGTTGCCGAAGATTCGGTGGGTAACGTTACAGAGATGCGGGAGCGAATTTACTTTTCTCCACTGAAAACAAAAGCTAAAAACCGATCGCCACTGACGGTACAGATCAATCCGCCATCGGGTGAGCCGATTGATAAAAATCTGGAATTTACGCTGGTGTTCAACAAGCCGGTGTTTCGGTTCGACACGAAGTTGATCATCATTGGTCCGGATAGTACGAAACCGCTGCCGCTTACACCCGCCAACCTGACGTGGAGTAACAATAACTCTCGCCTAGTCATCAAGCAAGCTACCAATCTGAAGGATACGCTGCTCTTTCGATTACAAAAAGGCTCGTTTGTTAGTGTGCAGGGCGATACGCTGGCCAAATATTCTGCCCGATATAGGATAGCGGAGGAGGATAGTTACGGGTTGATTGCCGGACGGGTAAGTCCTGCAACGATTGGCTCGGCAGGTAAGAATTTCATTGTGGAATTGCTGGACGATAAGTACAAAGTAATCCGAGCTGCTTACGGTACGGCGGCTTATAGCTTTGGTCGACTTAAGCCCGGTCTCTACCGCGTTCGATTAATTATCGATGCCAACGGCAACCGAAAACGCGATATTGGGAATGTACAGAAGGGAATCCAGCCTGAACGAATTATCTATGCCCCTGGTACTGAGGAAAACGGCTCTATCCGTGTCAAACAGAATTTCGAGTTGACGGATACGGATTTTTGA
- a CDS encoding retropepsin-like aspartic protease family protein, whose amino-acid sequence MKTTHVRSIAIRLAISLCLFATVLYLSGCSGCSRSGSHQPRKKKGTKTEQPMSQTAQAETPAPKPTLTQIGSGPTEVAMEKEKGVYKVPVIINGHPMKFILDTGASLISISSTEAEFMMKQGTITEADIVGQSRFEDANGDLSPGDIIRLKSVQIGDRVLENVNANVVRSTKAPLLLGQSALSKFGKISVDYRRNVVTFD is encoded by the coding sequence ATGAAAACCACACATGTTCGCTCAATCGCCATACGGCTCGCTATATCCTTATGTCTTTTCGCCACCGTACTCTATCTCTCAGGGTGTTCGGGCTGCTCTCGATCGGGTAGTCACCAACCACGAAAGAAAAAAGGTACGAAGACGGAACAGCCGATGAGCCAGACAGCCCAAGCCGAAACACCAGCGCCTAAACCAACGCTAACCCAGATAGGAAGTGGGCCAACCGAAGTGGCGATGGAAAAAGAAAAGGGCGTTTACAAGGTACCGGTAATTATCAATGGGCATCCCATGAAATTCATTCTGGACACGGGTGCCAGCCTAATTTCGATTTCATCGACGGAAGCCGAATTCATGATGAAGCAGGGCACCATTACCGAAGCCGATATTGTAGGGCAATCGCGTTTTGAAGACGCCAACGGCGACCTATCTCCCGGTGATATCATTCGGCTAAAGTCCGTGCAAATTGGCGACCGGGTCCTTGAAAACGTGAACGCTAACGTAGTGCGAAGTACTAAAGCCCCTTTGTTGCTTGGTCAGTCGGCCTTGTCGAAATTTGGTAAAATCTCTGTGGATTATCGGCGAAATGTAGTAACATTCGATTGA
- a CDS encoding FkbM family methyltransferase, whose translation MSKKLVDYVKSVFSSFGLFVARRYPNAITGHELPYDLKVIVRNENPVCFDIGANRGQTIQLFQDCFRDPIIHSFEPSSATFATLASQSFGSRVQLHQLALGEQIGVAEFRNYAQSELSSFLPVNPDRSENIFAEEKLMLTESVQVNTLDNFCSDRGIEQIDLLKIDTQGFELPGLRGGANLFRNKRIGAVMLELNFASLYEGQSDPLEILVLMRDHNMRLVDYYEKERAHGLELSWTTALFMRYP comes from the coding sequence ATGAGCAAAAAACTAGTCGATTATGTAAAGTCGGTGTTTTCATCGTTCGGATTGTTTGTTGCCCGACGGTACCCCAATGCCATAACTGGTCACGAACTACCGTATGATTTGAAAGTCATTGTTCGGAACGAAAATCCGGTCTGTTTCGATATTGGCGCCAATCGTGGGCAAACGATTCAACTATTTCAGGACTGTTTTCGTGACCCGATTATTCACTCATTTGAGCCGTCATCTGCTACCTTTGCAACACTGGCAAGTCAATCGTTCGGGTCAAGGGTGCAACTTCATCAGCTCGCCCTGGGCGAACAGATCGGAGTGGCCGAGTTTCGCAACTACGCCCAATCGGAACTAAGTTCATTTCTGCCCGTAAACCCTGACCGATCGGAAAATATATTTGCGGAAGAAAAGCTGATGCTGACCGAATCGGTTCAGGTAAACACGCTGGACAATTTTTGTTCGGATCGGGGCATCGAACAGATTGACTTACTAAAAATTGATACGCAGGGTTTTGAGCTTCCCGGACTCCGTGGAGGAGCTAATTTGTTTCGAAACAAACGAATTGGGGCCGTTATGCTGGAACTGAACTTTGCATCTTTGTACGAAGGACAGTCTGATCCACTGGAGATTCTGGTGCTCATGCGCGACCACAACATGCGTTTAGTTGATTATTATGAAAAAGAACGGGCGCATGGCCTAGAACTTTCCTGGACAACTGCCCTGTTTATGCGTTATCCTTAA
- a CDS encoding WG repeat-containing protein, producing the protein MTETELTDRLREAIVLDGPDVWRTNGYLQDAQQAGLSLTDALKRANEISQEVANNSLLFQNIQARIARLAQPSRAHLIEQDLSQIINAATSLKLSPDFVRNRWVPLVLQRITSSAAPKAPEAPIVVPPQPVAPPVEIPDKFEELIESEPEPTQPEPQKITVREPEPVLPPPVVVEQPVAEPVSTLYEPPPLVRSFTATPARIYKGQSVTLAWEVENLLAVTIDDLGEGLSPNNRGWVKPSKSTDYTLFDANNNPLSTVRVEVMSRDRSGVYGVLFAMALLALIYWFIKSSNAKTSEPKPRQKTEQTTGSLQTDQPVEVSTVSHQKPDKEPETTEATDTPAEAPSDATVASTTVPKSDEKTSSKAKDNTPPASEPESKPTTPADARQGKYEEAFGNKPYDKVELGMDEHGWRRARSRGRWGYVNEFDEWVIPPEYEAVTPFRGNTASVFRNGQLMTINRSGEQVRN; encoded by the coding sequence ATGACTGAAACCGAACTGACCGACCGACTTCGTGAAGCCATTGTTCTCGACGGGCCCGACGTTTGGCGAACTAACGGCTATCTTCAGGATGCACAACAGGCAGGCCTTTCGTTGACCGATGCACTCAAACGAGCGAACGAAATAAGCCAGGAAGTTGCCAATAACAGCTTACTGTTTCAAAACATACAGGCCCGGATTGCCCGGTTAGCGCAGCCCTCGCGCGCCCACCTGATCGAGCAGGATTTAAGTCAGATTATTAACGCTGCCACCTCGCTAAAACTCTCTCCCGACTTCGTCCGAAATCGGTGGGTACCGCTTGTATTACAACGAATTACTTCCAGTGCTGCGCCAAAAGCACCCGAAGCACCCATTGTTGTGCCACCTCAACCAGTAGCTCCTCCGGTTGAAATTCCTGACAAGTTTGAAGAATTAATTGAAAGCGAACCTGAACCTACCCAACCTGAGCCTCAAAAAATTACAGTACGGGAGCCGGAGCCAGTTTTGCCACCACCAGTAGTTGTTGAGCAACCTGTTGCGGAACCCGTTTCTACACTCTATGAGCCACCACCACTTGTGCGGTCTTTTACAGCTACCCCAGCCCGCATATACAAGGGGCAATCAGTAACGCTAGCCTGGGAGGTTGAGAATTTGCTGGCCGTTACAATTGATGATTTGGGCGAAGGGTTATCTCCGAATAATCGGGGCTGGGTCAAACCATCCAAAAGCACAGATTATACCCTGTTCGACGCCAATAACAATCCCCTCAGCACCGTACGCGTGGAGGTCATGTCGCGCGACCGAAGTGGTGTGTATGGGGTACTGTTTGCGATGGCGTTACTCGCGCTTATTTACTGGTTTATTAAAAGCAGTAATGCAAAGACTAGCGAGCCAAAACCAAGGCAAAAAACGGAGCAGACAACGGGATCACTTCAGACTGATCAGCCGGTAGAGGTCTCAACGGTAAGCCATCAGAAACCGGATAAAGAACCCGAAACGACGGAAGCAACAGATACGCCAGCCGAAGCGCCCAGCGATGCTACAGTTGCCTCAACTACGGTTCCGAAAAGCGACGAAAAAACAAGTAGTAAGGCTAAGGATAATACCCCTCCTGCATCTGAACCAGAATCCAAACCGACTACTCCAGCCGATGCCCGCCAGGGAAAATATGAGGAGGCTTTTGGCAATAAACCTTACGACAAAGTGGAGCTGGGCATGGACGAACACGGCTGGCGACGCGCCCGAAGTCGTGGTCGTTGGGGGTATGTCAATGAGTTCGACGAATGGGTAATCCCGCCCGAATACGAAGCCGTTACGCCGTTTCGCGGCAATACAGCCTCCGTATTTCGAAATGGCCAGCTCATGACCATCAACCGAAGTGGCGAGCAGGTGAGGAATTAA
- a CDS encoding PKD domain-containing protein, which yields MGRHFIYLLVLLATMACEPFDLTKKNFPVCAKPSSSIGYSIGHLDVTFFLDNPQGDIGVVGWDPGDNKGKTRVGTRVTYTYDQPGTYTITLTIANSCDDKFTTTRQITVSN from the coding sequence ATGGGAAGGCATTTTATTTATTTGTTGGTATTGCTGGCCACAATGGCTTGTGAACCCTTTGATTTAACGAAAAAAAACTTTCCCGTCTGTGCCAAACCGTCGTCATCGATTGGGTACTCGATTGGGCATTTAGACGTCACCTTTTTTTTGGATAATCCGCAGGGCGACATCGGTGTTGTTGGCTGGGACCCCGGCGATAATAAAGGTAAGACTCGCGTTGGAACCCGTGTAACGTATACGTACGATCAACCCGGTACCTATACGATCACGCTCACGATTGCCAATTCGTGCGATGATAAATTCACGACGACCCGCCAAATTACTGTCAGCAATTAA